DNA sequence from the Parasphingorhabdus cellanae genome:
CCCAGCATCGCAGTCGTGACAGTTGTTCCGCTTTACTTCTTCATTCTCTGGTAGCCGAGACAAAAGCAAACCGCGGGCATCCGCCCGCTTGGCTTTCCTCGCATAAGCTCGGGCGCGCGCCATCTGATTCTTGGCGCGCTTGCCGACGCGATGCGTCGGTTCAGCGCGACACTAAACGCTTCGTTTGAGACCATATAACCGAGCGCAGCGAAGGCAAGGCCGACTGGCCGCCGAGCCTTATTGGCGCGATAGCCAAGGGCCCGGATGGGCCCGCCCGACGCCTGAGGGAATAAATAAAGACTCCCTTCCAAAGTTCACACCATTCACACCCCCATCCCCCCCGTCATCCCAGCGCAAGCTGGGATCTCCTCGAAACCTGCCGCTCTGCTGCATGGAGATTCCAGCTTGCGCTGGAATGACGATGGCAAAAGGCGCGCCCTCAAAGTTCACACAGATCACACCGGCTCGGGCAGGTCATCGAATATCCCGCTGCGTTCCAGCAAGCCGCTGCGCTCGGCGCGGTCCCAATCGAGGTCGCTCCAGGTTTCCCGGCTCGCCACATCAAGGTCCGATACATCAATATCCTCCGGTGCCATGGCCAGGATCTGCTCCCGTCCCGCTTGCAGCTCCAACATCGCGATAATATGCTCATCAGAGCGCTGGTTTTCCTCTTCCGAGGCCGTCCGGCCAGACGCCTCTATCTTGTCCACCAGTGCTGCACAATCCTCACCCTTGCCAATGCCGTCGAGCAAATCATCAAAATGCTCCGCTGCCACCCGCGCAGGCTTGCCCGCCAGATCAATACCATCCGCCATCTTGTCGAGCCGCGCCATGGCGGCCAGAAACAAGGGCGCGCTCCAGCGGGTGCGCATGCCCACTTCCTCGCCCTGATGCCATACCGCCTCGTTCCAGCCATTGAGGCCCTTGTCGAGCAGCGCATCCTGAAAAATATCGCGCGCATGGATAAGCGCCGCATCCCACGCCCGGGCAAAGGCCCGCGCGTCCGGCCTGCGCCGCAGCTTATACGCGCTCTCCCGCGACAATCCGGTATAGGCGGCGGCTGCTTTGACATTACCGGTTCTTGCTAGGGCTTCGAGAAACACCACCTGCCGGTCCGGCGACCAGCCATCATGGCGCTCCCTGGGCTGCGCCAGATCATCAGGGGCGGGGATATCGGTGAAGCTGTCGTGTGAAGGGAGTTCGGTCATCTGCTGTTCCTTGTTCTATGGGGGGAACAGAGAAGATAACCTATCTGGTTATTTGTAGGAAAGGGGGGATTTTTGCCGAGATACATGGATAAAAACAAAGGCTATTATCCTATATCGAAAACCAGCCTTTCGCCGGTGCCGATACCCTAATTGCCCTTAACATAATATCCCCTGCTGCCATCCACGGGCACAAGCCTATCGTCCGCAATATTCAGTCGAAACTCCTCAAAAGGCGGCTTGATGAATAGCCGGTTGTCCAGCTTCACTTCGTAAACGGCCGCTTTATTATTCGGTGCGATATCGAAACTGGAGGAATATTCCTTTTCATTATGACGCAATGTCAGCGTGATGGACTGAAGCTGGTTGTTTCTGGTTTTGGGTGCGAACGCAAAGCCAAGTTCATAGCTATTCGCGCTGACTTGACTGCCGTCGGCGAAGGAAAATTGCGCCTCGATTTTTAGACGCGCATTGGGCCGCTCACGCCGGTTAACCCAGATACCTACGCCGTCATTCCAATTCACATTGGGTCTATCGTCATTTTGCGCATGAAATGGCGTAAAATCGGACAAGAAGAGACAGTCAGCAGGCAGTGGGGGCGACTGATATTCTCCGGTCTTGCCAGCGGCCCGCCCGCTGTCGGCAAGAAAGGCAACCGCCTCTCGCCAATGTTGTCTCGCCGTGCGGGCGGCTATTTCCGCGCTGTCGCTATCATCTTGCAAGTCACGATTAAAATAATTTGCTATCGCTTTTTTATAAGCGCCATGCCGTTCGCGCTCGATTTCAACAGCGGCCTCGAACCGCTCCTGGGGCGGTAGATCTTTTGGAAAAGCCAAATCACCTGACGAAGAATATTGAGCGCCATATTCAAGGAAGGCGCATGTCCACTTTGCCCGATTACGCAGCCGGATATTTTCCATCTTATAAGCGGCATCTTTTTCTTCGCTTCCCCAAGAATATTTTGCACCCAGAGCAAATACAGGCGTTTCATCACTGAATTGATGGGGGCCGAGGATCACTTGTCCATTGGTCTGGGTCCATTGACCCTCACTATACAAGTCGAGCCCACCAACAATCATCATCCATTTATAACTGCCATCGGCTTCCAACAAAAGGCGTGATGCTGTCTCCATCACCCCGGTAAGCCGATAGGAACCCACAGGGGTAGCGGGCTCTGCCTGGCCGTCCTTGTCAGGAAGAGGCTGGGCAAAGCTGTTTGATGTTAGGGTCAGCGCACAAAATGTGGCCGCGAGTTGGAGTGGCAGGTACCGCAAAGTCAAACTCCTTGCATATAGAGGCTTGTTGACCGAAGTCCGCCGGTCAAGGCTTTAAGAAAGTTGCCATATACGGATTTTTTCCGTTGCCGAGCAACAGTTTCCCAAATTCCCTCGATACGGGCACACGCCTTTATTGTTTCTTCTTCATATGATGCATTTCAAGACCAACGGCCCAGCGGCGCTGAAAGCCTTTCCAATGATCAGACTGTTCATCACCTGCCGTTTTCCCATTTAGCTGCTCACCAAAACCGATGGGCCATTTGCTGTCGTTGGAATCCACAGTTGGCACGTTCAAATAATCCGCTTTAGACGCATCACCTTTCAGCGTCATATCGAGAAACGCCGTTACAAAATGCTGATTAATCGCGTTTAAGCGGTCGCTTCGCCATACTGGCTCTTTCAGAAACTCTGCTGTCGTAAAATCGCTGTCTGCATCCAGATCAAATTCATTGCCGACAATATTATGCCGCGCTTCGCGATAGACCAACATGTAGCGATTTGATCCGGTCATATTTTCGAACAGCCACTTCACGCCTTGCTCATAGTTCACCACATCGTCCTGATTTCCAGAAATCACCAGAACCGGCTTATCAATCGCCGCGATACTATCTGCTGTCCATGCCCGGCTATCCGGCTGACCACCCCAGGGAGCGAAAGTCACCAGTGATTTAACTGGCAGGGGTTTTTGTGAGGCCTCTTCCATCGCTGTTCTGGCTGCTGCCGGGATATTGGCCATCGGATCATTGGCGAAATCATAGAACGCGCCCGCAGAAGCTATGGCGCCATATCCGCCCATAGAATAGCCGATCAGTCCGACATTGTCGGTATCAATTTGCGCCGCATATGGTTGCGATCCTGATTGTGCATCCGCCAATATCTGCATCAGAATCTGGCGTTGGTCCAAAGATCGGTCCACCAGCACATTACCGAAAGACAGGAGGAAAGACCTGATGCCATCAATAGGCATATCCGCATGATTGATCGAAGCCACGATATAACCGTGCGAGGCAATTTGTTCGGCCAAATTGCTAAATTGCGTATCCCATCCACCAAAACCGTGAGACATCAGGACTAGCGGATATTTCTCATCGACAAGCGCTGTGGCATCCGGCACCGCCACGCCGTTGGCAGAAACAGTCACCGGGTCCTTCCCTGGTGGCCGCATGATATGCGCATATTTTGCGGTTTTACTGTCACTGGTTTTGGCCGGATACCAAAAGCGAACCGAAAGCTCTCGATCCGCATCGGTCAGGTTTCCTGAAATTGCGCCCCAAGTCGTAATTTTCGTGCGGTCTGCCAGCGCAAATTTTTTGACGCTTGTCCCGATATTATATGCGCCAAGTCGCCCAAATTCCGGGGCTTCGCCGGATTGCCCGGCGTGGACAGTCGGTGAAGCAACATAAGCGGCAGCACCGCCGCCGACCAGAATGATGCCCAAAGCAATCGCTGCAATTTTTCTCTTTCTCAACCGGCGTTCCTTTTAGTTTTTGAAGAGCCTCAGAGCAAAAATGAGGCAAGCGGTCCGTGTCGCTGGTCGTTGTGATCCAAACGGGGGGCAGAATCAAATTTATATATACCGGGTCACTCCGGCTTATATCCAAACGCCTCTTTCGCCAGTTTAACGAGTTCTGGATCAGCATCCGGCAGGTCATCCGGCAACGCGGCTTCCAACGTCTCGGCCACATAGGTCAGTGCGGCAATTCGCGCAGCTTTTTTGTCATTACCGTCGATAACCTTCCACGGGGCCCAGCGTGTGTCCGTCTGTTTGAACATATCCTCGATGGCGTCCAGATAGTCTGCTCTTTTGGAACGGTTGCGAAAATCTTCTGCAGTAATTTTCCAGCGCTTGTGCGGAACATTCAGGCGCCTTGCAAAACGATCGTCTTGCCTGTCTTGCGTTACGTGGAAGAAAAGCTTGATGAGATTAATCCCGCTATCGATGCGTTGCGCTTCAAATTCGTTAATCTCGTCATAAGCGCGTTTCCATTCGGCTTTGCTGCAAAAGCCCTCAACACGTTCTACCAGGACGCGGCCATACCAGCTGCGATCAAATACCGTGATATTGCGCTTGGCCGGTAGTTTCAGCCAGAAGCGCCAGAGGAAATGATGATCTTTTTCTACCTGCGTAGGAGCGCTAATTGGGCAAACCTCAAAGTAACGGGGATCCCATTCGGCAGTCATGCGGCGGATACAACCACCCTTACCAGCCGCGTCCCAACCTTCAAACACCAACATTGTCCGTTTGCCATGAATGATATGTTCGAAATGAACACGGGCCAAGCGCTCCTGCACTTCTTTCAGTGCATCGGAATAGTCGCCATCAAATTCCTCGCCACCTTCATAATCTGATAGTTTTACATTCTTGCCCATAGTTCGCCTCAAAATGCCCTTCGTCCCTGCACTCAGGAAAAGCTGGCATACTATAAGACGGAAAAAAGAACGAATCTGTTAACCCTGTTTCGATCAATCCGCCTCAGCTGTCGCAAGCGCTTCGCTCATCATTTCTGTACTGGCATAGCGGATATCCCAATCATCCATGGCGCGCTGGCGATCTTCAACGCGGCGAATAGCTTGACTAATTTCGGTTTTACCGCCCGCCAATTGACCGGCTTGACTATAAAGCGTCACAGCCTTTTCCAGCGCGCCTTCCTGTTCGGCGCAAAGCGCTCGGTTGAAGGCGATTGATCGGTGCGGCGCGCTGTTCATTGCCGCCTGATCCCACATCCGGCAAGCTTCTCGCTCATCGGTTTTGGTCATCTTAACGGCTGCCTTGAAAAGATTAGCCGTGGCTTTATCCATGGCTTTGCGACTTTCGAACACACGGATTTTTTGCTGTCTTTCTATGGGCGCAAGATCGCGGCGCACTGAATAGGCGGCGCTGCTGATCATTCCGCGAATAATGGCCTCGCTGCTGGAAAAGCTCTCTTTTCGGCCGCACACTGTCTGTTCGTGACCGTTCGATTTTCGCTCAGAATAAATAGTCTGCCCGTCCCTAAAACGGGAAAGACGGATCTGCGCCTGAAAATCAATCACTCTTTTGAGGCAGGACACTTCGATGCTTTTGCGCTTCTTGCATTTGCCTTTATCGTCCCGTTTCACGCAGCGATCGCGATATCCCGTGGTCGGGAATTCCTCTATGCCAGCCGTGGCAGTCCCCGACAACGTCGCCTCTGGCTGGATGGCGGAACGCCCTGCCATGATTTTGAAATAAGAAGCGCCATCAATCTTAACATCGCTGAGCTTATCTTCGATTGCGAAAGCCAAAGCGATGCCATCATCACCGCCAAAACGATCTATCGCGATGGATTTAATCTCTGCGATATTATCTACACGAGCCGGGTAGAGGCCATCTATCTGCAATGTCTCTGCTTGCGCCGTTGTGGCCAAACACAGTGCGGTTAACCCAACCGAGCCCGCCTTAATCAATGATAGAATTTGATTCATATTATCCCTCTAAGTCATTCACTTATAGGGCTTATAACAGCATGCCTGAACGCGCTATTACAGTGTCGTTCATAGACCGCTATCGTCAAATATGCGGATCAATTCCATTGATAATATAGCCCGCTATCCGCTCAGGATCCTGCATCGGCATAAAATGTGAAAGCTCGGGGATGTACAACTCTCGCGCGTTAGGAAAGATGCCCACCAGGTTTGGCCAAGTCGGGCTGTTCGCAAAGTCACGCGCCGCTGTGACGTCATCACTCGCGGTCTGCGCCCGCAATATCGCGACTGGCAGTTTATTCCGTTTCACCAAGGGATAGGGATCAACAGAACGAAAGCCTTCATAAACGGATGCTTCGAGATAGGGCGGACAGGCCAAGACAAATCCTTCTCCGTCATCGGCGGGCAGCAGGCCATATTGGCAATAATCGATGAGCACATCGGTTTGCCAAAGGCTGAAAGGATGGCGATCCTTGAATGCGTCAAACATCGCTTCGGGAGATACCCAATCATTGCGGCGGCGCGAAACAGGGTTCTGGTTCGGATCAATATCTGCTGGTGGAGGCGGATTTTGATAGGCGTCTGGCTCCGTAATAGTCGGATCAACCAGCACCAGTCGTTCCAATCGGTCTGGCATGACATCGGCAATCTGCACCAGCACATGCGCGCCCATGCTATGACCAACACCGATCATCTGATTCAGGTTAAGCCCCTCTACGAGCCTACCAACCTCGCGTGCCATTAATCGCCAGTCGCCAAGGCTATCCGGTTTGGCGCTGCGCCCATGGCCACACTGATCCACAGCGATGATGCGATATCCGGGCGGCAACGCCGCGATCGTCTTGTCCCAGCAACGCGCATGAAAGCCGGTGGCGTGCACCATCAATATGGTCGGATCGGCCGGATTACCCCACTCGAAATAGCAGAGATCCGTTTCGCCCTGTTGAAACCGCTTTTCTGTTGGTTGCCCCGCTGCGTTCATCCTTCTTTCGGCGGCTCCACAACACGGATGTGCAGTTCGCGCAATTGTTTGGGCGACACACCGCTTGGTGCGCTCATCATCAGGTCTTCCGCTTTCTGGTTCATCGGGAAGAGCACAACCTCGCGGATATTCGGCTCATCGGCCAGCAGCATAACGATCCGGTCCACACCTGGCGCAGACCCACCATGGGGCGGCGCGCCATATTTCAGCGCATTGATCATACCGGAAAACTCTGTATCCACCGCCGCTTTGTCATAGCCGGCAATTTCGAAAGCTTTGTACATGATATCGGGACGATGGTTCCGGATGGCGCCAGATGACAGTTCGATGCCGTTACAGACAATGTCATATTGCCAGGCCAAAATATCGAGCGGATCTTTATTTTCCAGTGCTTCCATCTCACCCTGTGGCATCGAGAACGGGTTATGCGAGAAATCGAGCTTCTTCAGTTCTTCGTCATATTCATACATCGGATAATCGACGACCCAGCAGAATTTGAATTCATCATCGCTGATCAGGTCAAGCTTTTCTGCTGCACGGGTCCGCGCAACACCGGCCAGTTTGGCGGCTTCGGCCTCCTTACCCGCGGCAAAGAAAACGCCATCATCAGGACCGCAATCAAGATCCGCGAGTAATTTCGCCGTGCCTTCTTCACCATGGTTTTTCGCAATCGGGCCGCCAGCCGCGCCCTCTTTCATGTTGATATAACCGAGACCCGCAAAGCCTTCGCCTCGCGCCCAGTTGTTCATATCATCAAAGAACTTACGGCTATTCTTGCCGGCTCCTGGCGCGACAAAAGCGCGCACCGTGCCGCCAGATGACGTGATCTTGTCAAACAGACCAAAGCCGGAACCTTTGAAATGGTCCGACACGTCCTGAATGATGATCGGGTTTCTCAGATCGGGCTTGTCTGAGCCATATTTCAGCATCGACTCTTTGTAAGGAATACGCGGAAACTCTCCGGCAGGCGTGACCGATTTGCCATTGGCAAATTCTTCGAAAACGCCGGCAAGAACCGGTTCCAGCGCCTGAAACACATCTTCCTGCGTGACAAAGCTCATCTCAAGATCGAGCTGATAAAATTCACCGGGCGAGCGATCAGCCCGGGCGTCTTCGTCACGGAAACAGGGAGCAATCTGGAAATAGCGGTCAAAGCCAGCCACCATCAGCATCTGTTTAAACATTTGCGGTGCCTGTGGCAGCGCATAGAATTTACCAGGATGCACGCGGCTGGGCACCAGATAATCTCGCGCGCCCTCTGGCGACGAAGCCGTTAGGATTGGTGTCTGAAATTCTGTAAAGCCCTGCCCCACCATGCGGTTACGAAGCGAAGCGATGACCTGAGAGCGCAGCATCATATTGGCGTGAACTTTCTCCCGCCGCAGATCGAGGAAACGGTAACGCAGGCGAATATCTTCGGGATATTCCTGTTCGCCAAAGACCGGCATGGGCAGTTCTTCTGCTGGCCCCTGCATTTCAACCGTATCGGCCACCAGCTCCACTTCGCCGGTTGGCAGATTTGCGTTAACCGTTTCGGCTGAACGCGCGGCCACTTTACCGGTGACAGTGATGACCGACTCTTTGCGTGCGGCATCCAGCATTTTGAAAGCGTCGCTGCCTTCTTCACTGACAATCTGGGTTAAACCAAAATGGTCACGCAAGTCGACGAACATCAAATTGCCATGGTCACGGATATTATGGATCCAGCCCGACAAGCGGACTTCTTCGCCGACGTCAGCAGTGCGAAGCTGTGAACAGTTATGGGAACGATATGCGTGCATGATGGACCTTTGATATTTGGAGTGTTTCTGATCACGAAACTTATGAGGGCGTAACACAGGCCGAAAGGACATTTGTCAAGGATGAAGCATTTAAACTGCAAATCTTATTCTTCGCATCAGGTTCAGACAAAAGCCGCTGGCTATCGAATTTGTCTATCAGAAATGTTTGCGAGCTTTGGCGTAACTTGTATAGAACCATCATGAAAATTCATCCATTACTGACTGACAATCAGGATATTGCCGATATTTGCGAACGCTTTTCAACTGCCGACTTTGTCGCGGTCGATACAGAATTTATGCGTGAGAACACCTATTGGCCGATCCTCTGTCTGATCCAGATTTCCGATGGCAAAGAAGCTGCCGCTATTGATCCGCTCGCCAAAGGCGTTGATTTGAAGCCATTACTGGACTTGCTTGTCGATAATGAAGACGTGCTGAAAATCTTTCATGCGGGCGGCCAGGATGTGGAAATCATCCACAATATGACAGGAAAAACGCCGCATCCGATATTTGATACCCAGGTCGCGGCAATGGCATTGGGCCCCAGCGAACAAATCGGCTATGCCAATCTTGTCGATAGCTGGCTTGGCGTCACGCTCGACAAGGGCGCCCGCTTTACCGATTGGTCGCGGCGTCCGCTGAATAATCGGCAGATTGAATATGCCATTGGCGATGTGACGCATCTGTCGAAAATTTTTTCAATGATGCTGGAAAAGTTGATCGAAACTGGCCGCGGCATGTGGATCAATGCCGAGATGGAAAAGCTCGCTGATCCCAAAAATTATGTGAACGATCCTGAAAATTCGTGGCGCCGGGTGAAATTTCAGGGTCGTAATCTTGAGGCGCTAGGCCGTTTGAAAGCGCTGGCCGCATGGAGAGAGAAGGAGGCGCAATCCAAAGATATGCCGCGAGGCCGGATCATGCGTGATGAAACTTTGGCTGATATTGCTGCCCATCCGCCCAAAGATCAGCATAAGCTATCTCAGGTACGCGGGCTGTCGTCGGGCTGGAAGAATAATGAAATTGGCGAACGTTTGATGGAAGCACTCGCCAATGCCGAACCGCTGACCAAAAGTGAACTACCGGATCGTAGCGGCCGCCGCCCCAAATTCAGCAAGGAAAACGCGTTGGTCGCCGACCTATTGAAATTATTGCTGAAAATCCGATCAGCAGAAATGAATGTCGCTTCCAAATTACTCGCCCGCGCCGATGATCTGGAACGGATCGTTGGCGGCGAGCGCGATGGCGTGGCCTTGTTGCAAGGCTGGCGTTACGAAGAATTTGGCCGCGACGCGATCGATCTAATAGAAGGCCGCATGAGTTTTACGGTCAAAGATGGAAAATTGAAAATGACGCATCAACCGGAAACAGAAAGCGAAAACGCCGAATGAAAATGCAGTTCGCTCTGATTGCTTTAAGCTGTCCGGCCATAATGGCCTGCTCGACCACGAACCCCGAACCAGCCATTCCGGAACGCGGCGTGATACCCGGATATGTCTGTAAAACAGATGATCTCGAAACATTGGTTGGGCAAAAAGCAACGGCTGAAATTGCCGCTGGTGCGCTCAAACAATCTGGCGCGAAACGCCTCCGCTGGATCGCACCAGACACGGCGGTAACTATGGATTTTCGCCAGGACCGATTGAATATAGAATATGATGATGAGATGGTAATCACACGCGTAAACTGCGGTTAATCAACGTTTATTCAATCACCAATACTGGTTCCAGTTCCAGCATATTCGCGAGTTGCATGTGCCGCTTCGCCACCGCATCGCCGTAAAGCGGTTTCAAATCAGCGGCCATGATAATCTCAAGCCTATTGTCAATCTTTCGCAATTGAGTCTGCTCCAAAGGATTGCGGGTGCCGCCGCTCAACCGCTGTCCCAGCCGCATGGCCAAACCCCAGCAAATTGCGCGCTGTGTTGCTTGTTCGCTGGCAAGCTTCCCACCACCAGGGAAAATATTATTGCCACCGCCAAAGCTGGTGAATAGCGCCTGCCCCAGTAATTCTCTTTCAGCGCCGGTGATGCCAACCCAATTGCCGTGCAACCCCATAACCAATCCACGTTCGGCGCGAAAATTGGGATTGGCGCGCCACGCTACATCGCCCAAATTACAGGCAGCCTGTCTTATCCGTTGCCATGCCGGCGGATCTTCAGCAAAAATCGGGCTAATCCACTTCCCCAGCAATTTACTATTTGCTGGAAAGCGGGCCTGCACCGCACCCGATTCTTCAGTTGCCAGCAACAGTGGATCCCGCTTGCTTTCGGGCTTACTAACATTCTGGAACAAAAGACCTTCGCGCGCGCCATATGCAGATACGATCATCGTGCTGCTACCAAGATAGCGGACAACAAAAGACAGCAGCCATGCCGCGTCATCCAAAGTCGGAATTCGCGATGTCGAAAGGCCGGGAACGGCTTTCAGTTTTGCCTTGTTCATGCGCGCCAGTTGGCTCACCAGCCGCCGCGCGCGCTGCGGCTGCATCTCGTAATGATGGATCACCGGCAGTGGATATCCGCTGTCAAACATATCAAGCCGCGCCAACGACCGCCAAGAACCGCCGACCAGATAGAAGGGCAAGTCTTGTGCGTTCTGATCCCAGCCCGTTTTCTTCAGCATCTTGCGGACTTGCCGTTTCAGCTTGTCTTTCCCCTTGGCCCGCAGGTCCGCGACGCGAAGGACGCCCAGCGGAAAGCTATACCGCTCAAGCACTTTCCCCTTGTCGATCATCGCCAGTTCCAGACTGCCGCCGCCCAGATCACCCACGATACCACGCGCTTGAGGGATGGCCGATAGAACGCCCAGCCCAGCCAGTTCTGCCTCTTCCTCACCAAGTAAGACCTGGGTTTCAAACCCTATTTTAGCGGCCGCTTTGATCAAATCTCCGCCATTGGTGGCGTCGCGCACCGCTGCGGTGGCGAAACTCTTGATCGAATCGACGTCCATTTGCGTGCAAAGCCGGTAGAAGCGCTCCAGCGCTTGTATGGCCAGCACCATTGAGTCTTCAGCAATTGCCCCGGTCGCGGCAAGCTCTTTGCCAAGACCTGCCATGACTTTTTCGTTGAACAAAATAGCCGGGACCCTTGCTGGTCCTTGATAAACAACCAAACGAATAGAGTTAGAGCCAATATCAACAATTGCCGTACGCCGGCTCGTGCGCGGCGTTTTCTTCTTCCTGGTTATTTGCAATCCCCCGACCTGCATCTGGCGATCGCAATCAGACTTTTTTCTTGCGGCGGCGCAAAGACAGTCGCGGAACGGCTGTACTTTTGGTCAAGGATTTACCACGCCCGGACAGCGACGGATTGGTCATGAAATAGCGGTGCAAGTTGAAAGGCTTATCGGACGGTTTAACCCGAGTATAGCTGCCATCCGGGTTAAGCTCCCAGCTCTGTTCATCATCGATCAGGTTAGCAACCATGACCTGATCCAATATCTGGTCGTGAACCGTCGCATTGGTGATCGGCATCATATATTCCACCCGCCTATCAAGGTTTCGTGGCATCCAATCCGCCGAGCTAATATAGAGCGCAGCCCCATCATTCGGCAAGTCACGGCCGTTACCGAAAGCCCATATCCGGCTATGTTCCAGAAAGCGGCCGACTACAGATTTGACCCGAATATGGTCCGACATCCCCGGCACACCGGGACGCAAGCAGCAGATACCACGAATAACGAGATCAATTTCAACCCCCGCATTGCTGGCTGCATAGAGTTTCTCAATCAGCGCAGGATCGACCAGAGAATTCATCTTCGCCCAGATCATCCCCGGTTTGCCCGCGCGTTCATTGGCTATTTCACGGTCTATCAAATCCATGAGATCGCTCCGCATATAACGCGGTGACATGGAGATCATTTCCAGTTTTTCTGGTTCAACATAGCCAGTGATGTAATTAAACAGCTGTGCAGCATCGCGCGCGGCCTTTGGATCGGCTGTAAAAAAGCTCAAGTCGGTATAGATTTTGGCTGTTACAGGATGATAGTTACCAGTACCAAAGTGACAATAGGTCCGATAGCCCTCCTGTTCTTTGCGCACGACCAGGGAAATCTTGGCATGGGTTTTCCACTCGATAAAGCCATAGACGACTTGTACGCCCGCCCGCTCAAGCGCACTCGCCCAAAGGAGATTTTGTTCTTCGTCAAACCGCGCTTTGAGTTCGACAACTGCGGTAACGGACTTGCCGGCTTCTGCGGCATCGATCAGTGCACGAATTACTGCTGATTGTTTGCCCGCACGGTAGAGTGTCTGCTTGATCGCAACGACATCAGGATCAGCGGCGGCTTGCCGCAGGAATTCGATTACAACCTCAAAGGATTCGTAGGGGTGGTGGACCAATATGTCCTTATCCCGAATGGCCGCGAAACAATCCCCGCCATGATCGCGTATCCGTTCCGGAAAACGCGGGCTATAAGGCGTGAATTTGATATCCGGACGATCTTCCTCAACCAGCAAATCAAGGTCACCAATACCGACCAAACCATCGATACGGCTTTCGGTGGCCCCATCTGTCAACAAATGTTCACGCAGCATGGCCACCACCGGCTCCGACAGGTCCGCGCTCATTTCGAGGCGAATAACGTCCCCGCGTCGCCGACGTTTGATGGCACTGCGAAAATAGCGGACAAGGTCCTCGGCTTCTTCCTCAACCTCGATGTCGCTATCGCGGATGATGCGGAAAAGGCCGCTGTTCGTCACGTCATAGCCCGGAAAAATCTGAGCCGAATAGCATTGGATGACGGACTCTACCGAAACATATGTGGCGGTCTTGCCCGGCATGCGAATGAAACGCGGCAGACCAGAAGGAATCATAACCAATTCACGGATTCGCTGGCTATCAGATTGGCGGACGAGGTCGAATACCAGACTCAAGCCCTTGTTAGGAATGAAGGGAAAAGGATGCGCTGGATCCAATGCTTGCGGCGTCAGGACCGGAAATATCTGATCCATAAAATGCTGCTTGAGCCAGGCATCATTTGCTTCATCCAATTCGGTGGCGGACAAAACATAAATGTCCTGCTCCGCAAGCGCGGTAGCAAGCTGATCCCATACTTTTTGCTGATTAGAGGTCAATATGTTGCTCTGAGTGG
Encoded proteins:
- a CDS encoding alpha/beta hydrolase family protein, coding for MRKRKIAAIALGIILVGGGAAAYVASPTVHAGQSGEAPEFGRLGAYNIGTSVKKFALADRTKITTWGAISGNLTDADRELSVRFWYPAKTSDSKTAKYAHIMRPPGKDPVTVSANGVAVPDATALVDEKYPLVLMSHGFGGWDTQFSNLAEQIASHGYIVASINHADMPIDGIRSFLLSFGNVLVDRSLDQRQILMQILADAQSGSQPYAAQIDTDNVGLIGYSMGGYGAIASAGAFYDFANDPMANIPAAARTAMEEASQKPLPVKSLVTFAPWGGQPDSRAWTADSIAAIDKPVLVISGNQDDVVNYEQGVKWLFENMTGSNRYMLVYREARHNIVGNEFDLDADSDFTTAEFLKEPVWRSDRLNAINQHFVTAFLDMTLKGDASKADYLNVPTVDSNDSKWPIGFGEQLNGKTAGDEQSDHWKGFQRRWAVGLEMHHMKKKQ
- a CDS encoding polyphosphate kinase 2 family protein; translated protein: MGKNVKLSDYEGGEEFDGDYSDALKEVQERLARVHFEHIIHGKRTMLVFEGWDAAGKGGCIRRMTAEWDPRYFEVCPISAPTQVEKDHHFLWRFWLKLPAKRNITVFDRSWYGRVLVERVEGFCSKAEWKRAYDEINEFEAQRIDSGINLIKLFFHVTQDRQDDRFARRLNVPHKRWKITAEDFRNRSKRADYLDAIEDMFKQTDTRWAPWKVIDGNDKKAARIAALTYVAETLEAALPDDLPDADPELVKLAKEAFGYKPE
- a CDS encoding alpha/beta fold hydrolase, which encodes MNAAGQPTEKRFQQGETDLCYFEWGNPADPTILMVHATGFHARCWDKTIAALPPGYRIIAVDQCGHGRSAKPDSLGDWRLMAREVGRLVEGLNLNQMIGVGHSMGAHVLVQIADVMPDRLERLVLVDPTITEPDAYQNPPPPADIDPNQNPVSRRRNDWVSPEAMFDAFKDRHPFSLWQTDVLIDYCQYGLLPADDGEGFVLACPPYLEASVYEGFRSVDPYPLVKRNKLPVAILRAQTASDDVTAARDFANSPTWPNLVGIFPNARELYIPELSHFMPMQDPERIAGYIINGIDPHI
- the aspS gene encoding aspartate--tRNA ligase; translation: MHAYRSHNCSQLRTADVGEEVRLSGWIHNIRDHGNLMFVDLRDHFGLTQIVSEEGSDAFKMLDAARKESVITVTGKVAARSAETVNANLPTGEVELVADTVEMQGPAEELPMPVFGEQEYPEDIRLRYRFLDLRREKVHANMMLRSQVIASLRNRMVGQGFTEFQTPILTASSPEGARDYLVPSRVHPGKFYALPQAPQMFKQMLMVAGFDRYFQIAPCFRDEDARADRSPGEFYQLDLEMSFVTQEDVFQALEPVLAGVFEEFANGKSVTPAGEFPRIPYKESMLKYGSDKPDLRNPIIIQDVSDHFKGSGFGLFDKITSSGGTVRAFVAPGAGKNSRKFFDDMNNWARGEGFAGLGYINMKEGAAGGPIAKNHGEEGTAKLLADLDCGPDDGVFFAAGKEAEAAKLAGVARTRAAEKLDLISDDEFKFCWVVDYPMYEYDEELKKLDFSHNPFSMPQGEMEALENKDPLDILAWQYDIVCNGIELSSGAIRNHRPDIMYKAFEIAGYDKAAVDTEFSGMINALKYGAPPHGGSAPGVDRIVMLLADEPNIREVVLFPMNQKAEDLMMSAPSGVSPKQLRELHIRVVEPPKEG
- the rnd gene encoding ribonuclease D, with translation MKIHPLLTDNQDIADICERFSTADFVAVDTEFMRENTYWPILCLIQISDGKEAAAIDPLAKGVDLKPLLDLLVDNEDVLKIFHAGGQDVEIIHNMTGKTPHPIFDTQVAAMALGPSEQIGYANLVDSWLGVTLDKGARFTDWSRRPLNNRQIEYAIGDVTHLSKIFSMMLEKLIETGRGMWINAEMEKLADPKNYVNDPENSWRRVKFQGRNLEALGRLKALAAWREKEAQSKDMPRGRIMRDETLADIAAHPPKDQHKLSQVRGLSSGWKNNEIGERLMEALANAEPLTKSELPDRSGRRPKFSKENALVADLLKLLLKIRSAEMNVASKLLARADDLERIVGGERDGVALLQGWRYEEFGRDAIDLIEGRMSFTVKDGKLKMTHQPETESENAE